One Denticeps clupeoides chromosome 12, fDenClu1.1, whole genome shotgun sequence genomic window carries:
- the chl1b gene encoding neural cell adhesion molecule L1-like protein isoform X9, with protein sequence MRPLYSPGVACVLGVVLCLRVFSSSAALDIPLEVLAHINIEQLPTIMEQSSSPMIAAPFDESFTMECEAKGNPEPEFRWTKNGQEFDPYQDSRLRTEDGSGTFTIPNNGNLSDFQGSYRCYASNKLGTAITEEIEFIVPNVPKFPKEKINPIEVEEGQSVILECNPPKGIPPLQIYWMTIDLQHIEQDERVSMGLNGNLYFSNALQKDSRRDYCCFASFPRIRTIVQKTAMSVVVKSRLNGDPESSQIRANAILERKPRLLTPSGVKTYTHLVKGEDLLLECIAEGFPTPNIEWVKVGDKLPDRALLENHGKLLTIPEVQDTDDGKYMCKAKNPHGETTHYFHVTVEEPPRWEFEPESQLSMIGTDVLIKCAVTGNPKPTVSWKVNGLSLNDVPASNRRVFDDKIVLRSATSSDSAVYQCEASNRHGTILANANIMIMNLRPVIVTEDSQQYSAIEGKGVVLNCKVFSSPPSTISWSREDSADPVKGERFSVHENGSLEIHKIERDDVGEYSCIAKNTEGSSAITANLDIKDPTRIIDPPQDQRILIGTTAQFSCQARFDSSFSRDFDVFWLKDGIVIALNETEDSGYLVEDGVLQIINVSFRDQGRYSCVARTPVDQDIASAQLIVLDVPDAPEDLMLSEDYGRSAKLKWIPGDDHNSTTSEFIIEFEDSQREPGNWREVLRIPGNHASASLKLHGHVEYRFRVKAVNAIGKSRPSEPTESYKTPATAPDKNPENIKIEGHLPHEMDINWEPLTPIEHNGPGLEYKVSYRQQGVEDNWHEHVVKRHSFVVKNTPTFVPYEIKIHARNHQGWAPEPKVIMGYSGEDFPSAAPDDVAVDVMNNTAVKVSWTRVHKDKLRGHLGGYRVNWWRLRSLLDSRRFHEDKHTLTFPGDRGHALIPGLRPFSEYSLIVMAFNSRGNGPGSHAVNFRTPEGVPDRPSAFRAVDIQKHSVSLSWARPIEAHGLLVGFLLQYQMINDTEEVGPLLTINISNPESSKWLLQDLEPVSKYKLYMRACTRVGCGPAASEECTTSTEAPSPEVPTRCFSMSMFSSCGKSTTRSPPSTTRSRATNATLSSLGINLCLNCRHDYTRPQR encoded by the exons ATGAGGCCGCTCTATAGCCCGGGCGTGGCCTGTGTCCTGGGCGTGGTCCTATGTCTCAGAGTCTTTTCTTCTTCCGCTGCTCTTGACATCCCCCTGGAGG TTTTAGCTCATATAAACA TTGAACAGCTTCCCACGATCATGGAGCAGTCATCGAGCCCAATGATCGCCGCCCCCTTTGACGAGAGTTTCACAATGGAGTGCGAAGCCAAAGGCAACCCGGAGCCGGA GTTCCGGTGGACAAAAAATGGGCAAGAGTTTGATCCGTACCAAGACTCTAGGCTGAGGACTGAAGATGGCTCTGGGACATTCACAATTCCCAACAACGGGAACCTCTCAGACTTCCAGGGAAGCTATCGCTGTTACGCCTCAAACAAACTGGGGACGGCCATAACAGAGGAAATTGAATTCATCGTCCCCA ATGTTCCGAAATTTCCTAAAGAGAAAATTAACCCCATTGAAGTGGAAGAGGGCCAGTCTGTCATTTTAGAATGCAATCCACCCAAGGGCATCCCACCACTGCAGATCTACTGGATGACAATTG ACCTTCAACACATTGAGCAGGACGAGAGGGTGTCTATGGGCCTGAACGGGAACCTGTACTTCTCCAACGCCCTGCAGAAAGACAGCCGCAGGGACTACTGTTGCTTTGCCTCCTTCCCCAGGATACGGACCATTGTGCAGAAAACGGCCATGTCCGTCGTCGTCAAAAGCA GGTTAAATGGTGACCCAGAAAGCAGTCAGATCCGTG CCAACGCCATTCTGGAGAGGAAACCTAGGCTGCTGACGCCATCTGGTgttaaaacatacacacacctcgTGAAAGGAGAAGATCTACTTCTTGAGTGCATTGCTGAAGGCTT CCCAACCCCCAACATTGAGTGGGTCAAAGTGGGTGACAAACTTCCAGACCGAGCACTTTTGGAGAATCATGGGAAGCTCCTAACCATTCCGGAGGTGCAGGATACAGATGATGGGAAATACATGTGCAAAGCAAAGAATCCTCACGGGGAAACTACTCACTACTTTCACGTGACTGTGGAGG agCCACCCCGGTGGGAGTTTGAGCCTGAGAGCCAGCTGAGTATGATCGGCACCGACGTGCTCATCAAGTGCGCCGTGACGGGCAACCCCAAGCCCACCGTCTCCTGGAAAGTCAACGGCCTCTCTCTGAATG ATGTCCCCGCCTCCAACAGGCGAGTGTTTGACGATAAAATTGTCCTGCGCAGCGCCACTTCCAGTGACAGCGCCGTTTATCAGTGCGAAGCCTCCAACAGGCACGGGACCATCTTAGCCAACGCCAACATTATGATCATGA ACCTGAGACCTGTGATTGTGACTGAGGACAGTCAGCAGTACTCCGCCATTGAGGGGAAGGGCGTGGTCCTAAACTGTAAGGTCTTCAGCTCCCCGCCTTCCACCATCTCCTG GAGCCGAGAAGACAGCGCCGATCCTGTGAAGGGCGAGCGCTTTTCTGTCCACGAGAACGGCTCGCTGGAGATCCACAAGATCGAGAGAGACGATGTGGGAGAGTATTCATGCATCGCCAAAAATACAGAAGGCTCGTCGGCCATTACCGCCAACTTAGACATTAAAG ATCCCACCAGAATCATAGATCCACCGCAAGACCAACGGATCCTGATAGGAACCACTGCACAGTTCTCATGCCAGGCCCGTTTCGACTCATCCTTCAGCCGTGACTTTGACGTGTTCTGGCTCAAGGACGGCATAGTGATAGCCCTCAATGAGACTGAGGATTCTGG GTATCTTGTGGAGGACGGGGTTCTTCAGATCATCAACGTGAGCTTCAGAGACCAGGGCCGATACTCGTGTGTCGCCCGGACTCCAGTGGACCAGGATATTGCATCGGCACAGCTTATTGTCCTGG ATGTCCCTGATGCACCAGAAGACCTGATGTTGTCAGAAGACTATGGTAGGAGTGCAAAACTGAAATGGATCCCGGGGGATGACCACAACAGCACAACCTCGG AGTTCATTATAGAGTTTGAAGACAGTCAGCGGGAACCAGGGAATTGGAGGGAAGTGCTGCGCATCCCTGGCAACCACGCCTCTGCGTCTCTGAAGCTGCACGGCCATGTCGAGTACCGCTTCCGCGTCAAGGCGGTCAACGCCATAGGGAAGAGTCGTCCGAGCGAGCCCACCGAGAGCTACAAAACTCCGGCCACAG CTCCTGACAAGAATCCTGAAAACATCAAAATCGAAGGTCATTTGCCGCATGAAATGGATATTAACTGGGAG CCATTGACTCCAATTGAGCACAACGGTCCCGGCTTGGAGTATAAGGTGAGCTACAGGCAGCAAGGTGTCGAGGACAACTGGCACGAGCATGTGGTGAAGAGACACTCATTCGTGGTGAAGAACACTCCCACGTTTGTCCCCTATGAGATCAAAATCCATGCCAGGAACCACCAGGGGTGGGCGCCGGAGCCCAAAGTAATCATGGGTTACTCAGGAGAGGACT TTCCATCCGCAGCCCCGGACGACGTTGCAGTGGACGTGATGAACAACACGGCGGTGAAGGTCAGCTGGACGCGCGTCCACAAGGACAAGCTGCGCGGACATCTGGGAGGCTACAGG GTAAACTGGTGGAGGCTGCGCAGTCTCCTGGATTCAAGGAGATTTCACGAGGACAAGCACACGCTGACGTTTCCCGGAGACAGGGGGCACGCCCTGATTCCCGGACTCCGGCCCTTCTCCGAGTACAGCCTGATCGTCATGGCTTTCAACAGCCGGGGAAACGGACCGGGCAGCCATGCTGTCAACTTCAGAACCCCCGAGGGAG TGCCAGACCGGCCATCTGCTTTCAGAGCCGTGGACATACAGAAACACAGCGTCTCGTTAAGCTGGGCCCGTCCGATAGAAGCGCACGGCCTCCTCGTGGGATTCTTACTCCAGTACCAGATGA TCAATGACACAGAAGAAGTGGGGCCACTTCTCACCATCAACATCAGCAACCCGGAGAGCAGCAAGTGGCTCCTGCAGGACCTTGAGCCCGTGAGCAAATACAAGTTGTACATGAGAGCCTGCACCCGAGTCGGCTGTGGCCCTGCGGCCAGCGAGGAGTGCACCACCAGCACAGAAGCCC CCTCGCCAGAAGTACCAACACGCTGCTTCAGTATGAGCATGTTTTCTTCCTGTG GCAAGTCCACTACCCGCTCTCCTCCAAGCACCACAAGGTCCCGTGCGACCAATGCCACTCTGTCCTCCTTAGGTATAAATCTGTGTCTGAACTGTCGACATGATTACACACGACCTCAGCGGTAA
- the chl1b gene encoding neural cell adhesion molecule L1-like protein isoform X6 — protein sequence MRPLYSPGVACVLGVVLCLRVFSSSAALDIPLEVLAHINIEQLPTIMEQSSSPMIAAPFDESFTMECEAKGNPEPEFRWTKNGQEFDPYQDSRLRTEDGSGTFTIPNNGNLSDFQGSYRCYASNKLGTAITEEIEFIVPNVPKFPKEKINPIEVEEGQSVILECNPPKGIPPLQIYWMTIDLQHIEQDERVSMGLNGNLYFSNALQKDSRRDYCCFASFPRIRTIVQKTAMSVVVKSRLNGDPESSQIRANAILERKPRLLTPSGVKTYTHLVKGEDLLLECIAEGFPTPNIEWVKVGDKLPDRALLENHGKLLTIPEVQDTDDGKYMCKAKNPHGETTHYFHVTVEEPPRWEFEPESQLSMIGTDVLIKCAVTGNPKPTVSWKVNGLSLNDVPASNRRVFDDKIVLRSATSSDSAVYQCEASNRHGTILANANIMIMNLRPVIVTEDSQQYSAIEGKGVVLNCKVFSSPPSTISWSREDSADPVKGERFSVHENGSLEIHKIERDDVGEYSCIAKNTEGSSAITANLDIKDPTRIIDPPQDQRILIGTTAQFSCQARFDSSFSRDFDVFWLKDGIVIALNETEDSGYLVEDGVLQIINVSFRDQGRYSCVARTPVDQDIASAQLIVLDVPDAPEDLMLSEDYGRSAKLKWIPGDDHNSTTSEFIIEFEDSQREPGNWREVLRIPGNHASASLKLHGHVEYRFRVKAVNAIGKSRPSEPTESYKTPATAPDKNPENIKIEGHLPHEMDINWEPLTPIEHNGPGLEYKVSYRQQGVEDNWHEHVVKRHSFVVKNTPTFVPYEIKIHARNHQGWAPEPKVIMGYSGEDFPSAAPDDVAVDVMNNTAVKVSWTRVHKDKLRGHLGGYRVNWWRLRSLLDSRRFHEDKHTLTFPGDRGHALIPGLRPFSEYSLIVMAFNSRGNGPGSHAVNFRTPEGVPDRPSAFRAVDIQKHSVSLSWARPIEAHGLLVGFLLQYQMINDTEEVGPLLTINISNPESSKWLLQDLEPVSKYKLYMRACTRVGCGPAASEECTTSTEALPALLNVSSSVSHNFANISWIPGSAQKDSELYVAYMNNRKGNWKISEPVNASKTFHVIEGLEPGTEYTVRLMAKNWVDNSSIFEDVIRTKAKGLASIHGGISNQSWFIGLMCAVALLTLTLLIACFVNRNKGGKYSVKEKEDLHPDVESQGMNDDTFCEYSDNDEKPLKGSLHSHSGDIKPADSGDSLVDYGDEEGQFNEDGSFIGEYAGRKERASVEIKGTGQTAA from the exons ATGAGGCCGCTCTATAGCCCGGGCGTGGCCTGTGTCCTGGGCGTGGTCCTATGTCTCAGAGTCTTTTCTTCTTCCGCTGCTCTTGACATCCCCCTGGAGG TTTTAGCTCATATAAACA TTGAACAGCTTCCCACGATCATGGAGCAGTCATCGAGCCCAATGATCGCCGCCCCCTTTGACGAGAGTTTCACAATGGAGTGCGAAGCCAAAGGCAACCCGGAGCCGGA GTTCCGGTGGACAAAAAATGGGCAAGAGTTTGATCCGTACCAAGACTCTAGGCTGAGGACTGAAGATGGCTCTGGGACATTCACAATTCCCAACAACGGGAACCTCTCAGACTTCCAGGGAAGCTATCGCTGTTACGCCTCAAACAAACTGGGGACGGCCATAACAGAGGAAATTGAATTCATCGTCCCCA ATGTTCCGAAATTTCCTAAAGAGAAAATTAACCCCATTGAAGTGGAAGAGGGCCAGTCTGTCATTTTAGAATGCAATCCACCCAAGGGCATCCCACCACTGCAGATCTACTGGATGACAATTG ACCTTCAACACATTGAGCAGGACGAGAGGGTGTCTATGGGCCTGAACGGGAACCTGTACTTCTCCAACGCCCTGCAGAAAGACAGCCGCAGGGACTACTGTTGCTTTGCCTCCTTCCCCAGGATACGGACCATTGTGCAGAAAACGGCCATGTCCGTCGTCGTCAAAAGCA GGTTAAATGGTGACCCAGAAAGCAGTCAGATCCGTG CCAACGCCATTCTGGAGAGGAAACCTAGGCTGCTGACGCCATCTGGTgttaaaacatacacacacctcgTGAAAGGAGAAGATCTACTTCTTGAGTGCATTGCTGAAGGCTT CCCAACCCCCAACATTGAGTGGGTCAAAGTGGGTGACAAACTTCCAGACCGAGCACTTTTGGAGAATCATGGGAAGCTCCTAACCATTCCGGAGGTGCAGGATACAGATGATGGGAAATACATGTGCAAAGCAAAGAATCCTCACGGGGAAACTACTCACTACTTTCACGTGACTGTGGAGG agCCACCCCGGTGGGAGTTTGAGCCTGAGAGCCAGCTGAGTATGATCGGCACCGACGTGCTCATCAAGTGCGCCGTGACGGGCAACCCCAAGCCCACCGTCTCCTGGAAAGTCAACGGCCTCTCTCTGAATG ATGTCCCCGCCTCCAACAGGCGAGTGTTTGACGATAAAATTGTCCTGCGCAGCGCCACTTCCAGTGACAGCGCCGTTTATCAGTGCGAAGCCTCCAACAGGCACGGGACCATCTTAGCCAACGCCAACATTATGATCATGA ACCTGAGACCTGTGATTGTGACTGAGGACAGTCAGCAGTACTCCGCCATTGAGGGGAAGGGCGTGGTCCTAAACTGTAAGGTCTTCAGCTCCCCGCCTTCCACCATCTCCTG GAGCCGAGAAGACAGCGCCGATCCTGTGAAGGGCGAGCGCTTTTCTGTCCACGAGAACGGCTCGCTGGAGATCCACAAGATCGAGAGAGACGATGTGGGAGAGTATTCATGCATCGCCAAAAATACAGAAGGCTCGTCGGCCATTACCGCCAACTTAGACATTAAAG ATCCCACCAGAATCATAGATCCACCGCAAGACCAACGGATCCTGATAGGAACCACTGCACAGTTCTCATGCCAGGCCCGTTTCGACTCATCCTTCAGCCGTGACTTTGACGTGTTCTGGCTCAAGGACGGCATAGTGATAGCCCTCAATGAGACTGAGGATTCTGG GTATCTTGTGGAGGACGGGGTTCTTCAGATCATCAACGTGAGCTTCAGAGACCAGGGCCGATACTCGTGTGTCGCCCGGACTCCAGTGGACCAGGATATTGCATCGGCACAGCTTATTGTCCTGG ATGTCCCTGATGCACCAGAAGACCTGATGTTGTCAGAAGACTATGGTAGGAGTGCAAAACTGAAATGGATCCCGGGGGATGACCACAACAGCACAACCTCGG AGTTCATTATAGAGTTTGAAGACAGTCAGCGGGAACCAGGGAATTGGAGGGAAGTGCTGCGCATCCCTGGCAACCACGCCTCTGCGTCTCTGAAGCTGCACGGCCATGTCGAGTACCGCTTCCGCGTCAAGGCGGTCAACGCCATAGGGAAGAGTCGTCCGAGCGAGCCCACCGAGAGCTACAAAACTCCGGCCACAG CTCCTGACAAGAATCCTGAAAACATCAAAATCGAAGGTCATTTGCCGCATGAAATGGATATTAACTGGGAG CCATTGACTCCAATTGAGCACAACGGTCCCGGCTTGGAGTATAAGGTGAGCTACAGGCAGCAAGGTGTCGAGGACAACTGGCACGAGCATGTGGTGAAGAGACACTCATTCGTGGTGAAGAACACTCCCACGTTTGTCCCCTATGAGATCAAAATCCATGCCAGGAACCACCAGGGGTGGGCGCCGGAGCCCAAAGTAATCATGGGTTACTCAGGAGAGGACT TTCCATCCGCAGCCCCGGACGACGTTGCAGTGGACGTGATGAACAACACGGCGGTGAAGGTCAGCTGGACGCGCGTCCACAAGGACAAGCTGCGCGGACATCTGGGAGGCTACAGG GTAAACTGGTGGAGGCTGCGCAGTCTCCTGGATTCAAGGAGATTTCACGAGGACAAGCACACGCTGACGTTTCCCGGAGACAGGGGGCACGCCCTGATTCCCGGACTCCGGCCCTTCTCCGAGTACAGCCTGATCGTCATGGCTTTCAACAGCCGGGGAAACGGACCGGGCAGCCATGCTGTCAACTTCAGAACCCCCGAGGGAG TGCCAGACCGGCCATCTGCTTTCAGAGCCGTGGACATACAGAAACACAGCGTCTCGTTAAGCTGGGCCCGTCCGATAGAAGCGCACGGCCTCCTCGTGGGATTCTTACTCCAGTACCAGATGA TCAATGACACAGAAGAAGTGGGGCCACTTCTCACCATCAACATCAGCAACCCGGAGAGCAGCAAGTGGCTCCTGCAGGACCTTGAGCCCGTGAGCAAATACAAGTTGTACATGAGAGCCTGCACCCGAGTCGGCTGTGGCCCTGCGGCCAGCGAGGAGTGCACCACCAGCACAGAAGCCC TTCCGGCCTTGTTGAATGTTAGTTCGTCAGTTAGCCACAACTTTGCAAATATCAGCTGGATTCCGGGGAGCGCGCAAAAGGACTCAGAGTTGTATGTTGCATATATGAACAACC GTAAAGGTAACTGGAAGATATCCGAGCCGGTAAACGCCTCTAAGACTTTCCACGTCATTGaagggcttgaacctgggactgaaTACACTGTGCGCCTTATGGCTAAGAACTGGGTTGATAATTCTAGTATTTTTGAAGATGTAATCAGGACAAAGGCCAAAG GTCTGGCCAGCATCCATGGAGGAATCTCCAATCAGAGCTGGTTCATTGGGCTGATGTGTGCGGTGGCCCTCCTCACTCTCACTCTGCTGATTGCCTGCTTTGTCAACAGGAACAAAGGAGGAAAATATTCAG TTAAAGAGAAGGAAGACCTTCACCCAGACGTGGAATCTCAGGGAATGAATGATGATACATTTTGTGAATACAG TGACAATGACGAGAAACCGCTGAAGGGCAGCCTGCATTCTCACAGCGGGGACATTAAACCAGCAGACAGCGGGGACAGTCTAGTGGACTATGGTGATGAAGAAGGCCAGTTCAACGAGGATGGCTCCTTCATTGGCGAATACGCAGGACGGAAGGAGCGGGCGTCTGTTGAAATCAAAGGGACCGGTCAGACTGCAGCATAA
- the chl1b gene encoding neural cell adhesion molecule L1-like protein isoform X7: MRPLYSPGVACVLGVVLCLRVFSSSAALDIPLEVLAHINIEQLPTIMEQSSSPMIAAPFDESFTMECEAKGNPEPEFRWTKNGQEFDPYQDSRLRTEDGSGTFTIPNNGNLSDFQGSYRCYASNKLGTAITEEIEFIVPNVPKFPKEKINPIEVEEGQSVILECNPPKGIPPLQIYWMTIDLQHIEQDERVSMGLNGNLYFSNALQKDSRRDYCCFASFPRIRTIVQKTAMSVVVKSRLNGDPESSQIRANAILERKPRLLTPSGVKTYTHLVKGEDLLLECIAEGFPTPNIEWVKVGDKLPDRALLENHGKLLTIPEVQDTDDGKYMCKAKNPHGETTHYFHVTVEEPPRWEFEPESQLSMIGTDVLIKCAVTGNPKPTVSWKVNGLSLNDVPASNRRVFDDKIVLRSATSSDSAVYQCEASNRHGTILANANIMIMNLRPVIVTEDSQQYSAIEGKGVVLNCKVFSSPPSTISWSREDSADPVKGERFSVHENGSLEIHKIERDDVGEYSCIAKNTEGSSAITANLDIKDPTRIIDPPQDQRILIGTTAQFSCQARFDSSFSRDFDVFWLKDGIVIALNETEDSGYLVEDGVLQIINVSFRDQGRYSCVARTPVDQDIASAQLIVLDVPDAPEDLMLSEDYGRSAKLKWIPGDDHNSTTSEFIIEFEDSQREPGNWREVLRIPGNHASASLKLHGHVEYRFRVKAVNAIGKSRPSEPTESYKTPATAPDKNPENIKIEGHLPHEMDINWEPLTPIEHNGPGLEYKVSYRQQGVEDNWHEHVVKRHSFVVKNTPTFVPYEIKIHARNHQGWAPEPKVIMGYSGEDFPSAAPDDVAVDVMNNTAVKVSWTRVHKDKLRGHLGGYRVNWWRLRSLLDSRRFHEDKHTLTFPGDRGHALIPGLRPFSEYSLIVMAFNSRGNGPGSHAVNFRTPEGVPDRPSAFRAVDIQKHSVSLSWARPIEAHGLLVGFLLQYQMINDTEEVGPLLTINISNPESSKWLLQDLEPVSKYKLYMRACTRVGCGPAASEECTTSTEAPSPEVPTRCFSMSMFSSCGKSTTRSPPSTTRSRATNATLSSLVPALLNVSSSVSHNFANISWIPGSAQKDSELYVAYMNNRKGNWKISEPVNASKTFHVIEGLEPGTEYTVRLMAKNWVDNSSIFEDVIRTKAKGLASIHGGISNQSWFIGLMCAVALLTLTLLIACFVNRNKGGKYSVKEKEDLHPDVESQGMNDDTFCEYRHLTQASLARTTNDTAIQDTH, from the exons ATGAGGCCGCTCTATAGCCCGGGCGTGGCCTGTGTCCTGGGCGTGGTCCTATGTCTCAGAGTCTTTTCTTCTTCCGCTGCTCTTGACATCCCCCTGGAGG TTTTAGCTCATATAAACA TTGAACAGCTTCCCACGATCATGGAGCAGTCATCGAGCCCAATGATCGCCGCCCCCTTTGACGAGAGTTTCACAATGGAGTGCGAAGCCAAAGGCAACCCGGAGCCGGA GTTCCGGTGGACAAAAAATGGGCAAGAGTTTGATCCGTACCAAGACTCTAGGCTGAGGACTGAAGATGGCTCTGGGACATTCACAATTCCCAACAACGGGAACCTCTCAGACTTCCAGGGAAGCTATCGCTGTTACGCCTCAAACAAACTGGGGACGGCCATAACAGAGGAAATTGAATTCATCGTCCCCA ATGTTCCGAAATTTCCTAAAGAGAAAATTAACCCCATTGAAGTGGAAGAGGGCCAGTCTGTCATTTTAGAATGCAATCCACCCAAGGGCATCCCACCACTGCAGATCTACTGGATGACAATTG ACCTTCAACACATTGAGCAGGACGAGAGGGTGTCTATGGGCCTGAACGGGAACCTGTACTTCTCCAACGCCCTGCAGAAAGACAGCCGCAGGGACTACTGTTGCTTTGCCTCCTTCCCCAGGATACGGACCATTGTGCAGAAAACGGCCATGTCCGTCGTCGTCAAAAGCA GGTTAAATGGTGACCCAGAAAGCAGTCAGATCCGTG CCAACGCCATTCTGGAGAGGAAACCTAGGCTGCTGACGCCATCTGGTgttaaaacatacacacacctcgTGAAAGGAGAAGATCTACTTCTTGAGTGCATTGCTGAAGGCTT CCCAACCCCCAACATTGAGTGGGTCAAAGTGGGTGACAAACTTCCAGACCGAGCACTTTTGGAGAATCATGGGAAGCTCCTAACCATTCCGGAGGTGCAGGATACAGATGATGGGAAATACATGTGCAAAGCAAAGAATCCTCACGGGGAAACTACTCACTACTTTCACGTGACTGTGGAGG agCCACCCCGGTGGGAGTTTGAGCCTGAGAGCCAGCTGAGTATGATCGGCACCGACGTGCTCATCAAGTGCGCCGTGACGGGCAACCCCAAGCCCACCGTCTCCTGGAAAGTCAACGGCCTCTCTCTGAATG ATGTCCCCGCCTCCAACAGGCGAGTGTTTGACGATAAAATTGTCCTGCGCAGCGCCACTTCCAGTGACAGCGCCGTTTATCAGTGCGAAGCCTCCAACAGGCACGGGACCATCTTAGCCAACGCCAACATTATGATCATGA ACCTGAGACCTGTGATTGTGACTGAGGACAGTCAGCAGTACTCCGCCATTGAGGGGAAGGGCGTGGTCCTAAACTGTAAGGTCTTCAGCTCCCCGCCTTCCACCATCTCCTG GAGCCGAGAAGACAGCGCCGATCCTGTGAAGGGCGAGCGCTTTTCTGTCCACGAGAACGGCTCGCTGGAGATCCACAAGATCGAGAGAGACGATGTGGGAGAGTATTCATGCATCGCCAAAAATACAGAAGGCTCGTCGGCCATTACCGCCAACTTAGACATTAAAG ATCCCACCAGAATCATAGATCCACCGCAAGACCAACGGATCCTGATAGGAACCACTGCACAGTTCTCATGCCAGGCCCGTTTCGACTCATCCTTCAGCCGTGACTTTGACGTGTTCTGGCTCAAGGACGGCATAGTGATAGCCCTCAATGAGACTGAGGATTCTGG GTATCTTGTGGAGGACGGGGTTCTTCAGATCATCAACGTGAGCTTCAGAGACCAGGGCCGATACTCGTGTGTCGCCCGGACTCCAGTGGACCAGGATATTGCATCGGCACAGCTTATTGTCCTGG ATGTCCCTGATGCACCAGAAGACCTGATGTTGTCAGAAGACTATGGTAGGAGTGCAAAACTGAAATGGATCCCGGGGGATGACCACAACAGCACAACCTCGG AGTTCATTATAGAGTTTGAAGACAGTCAGCGGGAACCAGGGAATTGGAGGGAAGTGCTGCGCATCCCTGGCAACCACGCCTCTGCGTCTCTGAAGCTGCACGGCCATGTCGAGTACCGCTTCCGCGTCAAGGCGGTCAACGCCATAGGGAAGAGTCGTCCGAGCGAGCCCACCGAGAGCTACAAAACTCCGGCCACAG CTCCTGACAAGAATCCTGAAAACATCAAAATCGAAGGTCATTTGCCGCATGAAATGGATATTAACTGGGAG CCATTGACTCCAATTGAGCACAACGGTCCCGGCTTGGAGTATAAGGTGAGCTACAGGCAGCAAGGTGTCGAGGACAACTGGCACGAGCATGTGGTGAAGAGACACTCATTCGTGGTGAAGAACACTCCCACGTTTGTCCCCTATGAGATCAAAATCCATGCCAGGAACCACCAGGGGTGGGCGCCGGAGCCCAAAGTAATCATGGGTTACTCAGGAGAGGACT TTCCATCCGCAGCCCCGGACGACGTTGCAGTGGACGTGATGAACAACACGGCGGTGAAGGTCAGCTGGACGCGCGTCCACAAGGACAAGCTGCGCGGACATCTGGGAGGCTACAGG GTAAACTGGTGGAGGCTGCGCAGTCTCCTGGATTCAAGGAGATTTCACGAGGACAAGCACACGCTGACGTTTCCCGGAGACAGGGGGCACGCCCTGATTCCCGGACTCCGGCCCTTCTCCGAGTACAGCCTGATCGTCATGGCTTTCAACAGCCGGGGAAACGGACCGGGCAGCCATGCTGTCAACTTCAGAACCCCCGAGGGAG TGCCAGACCGGCCATCTGCTTTCAGAGCCGTGGACATACAGAAACACAGCGTCTCGTTAAGCTGGGCCCGTCCGATAGAAGCGCACGGCCTCCTCGTGGGATTCTTACTCCAGTACCAGATGA TCAATGACACAGAAGAAGTGGGGCCACTTCTCACCATCAACATCAGCAACCCGGAGAGCAGCAAGTGGCTCCTGCAGGACCTTGAGCCCGTGAGCAAATACAAGTTGTACATGAGAGCCTGCACCCGAGTCGGCTGTGGCCCTGCGGCCAGCGAGGAGTGCACCACCAGCACAGAAGCCC CCTCGCCAGAAGTACCAACACGCTGCTTCAGTATGAGCATGTTTTCTTCCTGTG GCAAGTCCACTACCCGCTCTCCTCCAAGCACCACAAGGTCCCGTGCGACCAATGCCACTCTGTCCTCCTTAG TTCCGGCCTTGTTGAATGTTAGTTCGTCAGTTAGCCACAACTTTGCAAATATCAGCTGGATTCCGGGGAGCGCGCAAAAGGACTCAGAGTTGTATGTTGCATATATGAACAACC GTAAAGGTAACTGGAAGATATCCGAGCCGGTAAACGCCTCTAAGACTTTCCACGTCATTGaagggcttgaacctgggactgaaTACACTGTGCGCCTTATGGCTAAGAACTGGGTTGATAATTCTAGTATTTTTGAAGATGTAATCAGGACAAAGGCCAAAG GTCTGGCCAGCATCCATGGAGGAATCTCCAATCAGAGCTGGTTCATTGGGCTGATGTGTGCGGTGGCCCTCCTCACTCTCACTCTGCTGATTGCCTGCTTTGTCAACAGGAACAAAGGAGGAAAATATTCAG TTAAAGAGAAGGAAGACCTTCACCCAGACGTGGAATCTCAGGGAATGAATGATGATACATTTTGTGAATACAG ACATCTAACACAAGCAAGCCTTGCTCGGACTACCAATGACACGGCCATACAGGACACACACTGA